Proteins encoded together in one Cicer arietinum cultivar CDC Frontier isolate Library 1 chromosome 4, Cicar.CDCFrontier_v2.0, whole genome shotgun sequence window:
- the LOC101507406 gene encoding uncharacterized protein, which yields MDLQDFLIRARVFKLYRQALRVAGRAPPPARGELRQTIRQEMENNRNCNDKQMIRYLISEGLDKLKRLDEMLDMQGH from the exons ATGGATCTACAGGATTTCCTTATTCGTGCTCGAGTATTCAAGCTTTACAGGCAAGCTTTGAGAGTTGCCGGTCGAGCACCTCCTCCTGCTAGAG GTGAACTGAGGCAAACAATTAGACAAGAGATGGAAAATAATCGAAACTGCAATGACAAGCAAATGATCCGTTACTTGATTAGTGAAGGATTGGACAAATTGAAACGACTCGATGAAATGCTTGATATGCAAGGTCACTGA
- the LOC101507921 gene encoding uncharacterized protein At1g76070-like: MEKDKQSKLRNKILKIIPKAAAAITVTFQNGPFSPGRDHKFRSDNNTNRWQKTHFGKGFSGPMIPPEARTKPKGETQEPTSPKISCMGQIKHKKKHHNIAKTLPTHGDNSAASTPKDTEVKKSKFQRMFSHRSKSKFAAKKPDEFVNGAPPMGEMRRFASGRESFANFDWKGMIEAEEINQRECYTDAEEDDEILIPFSAPILGGGNGNVTSNLNLKPRNEINLWKRRTMAPPRPLQLNPVLTAK, translated from the coding sequence ATGGAGAAAGATAAACAAAGTAAGCTAAGGAACAAGATCTTGAAGATAATACCAAAAGCAGCAGCTGCAATCACCGTTACATTTCAAAACGGTCCTTTCAGTCCTGGAAGGGATCACAAATTCAGATCAGACAATAACACAAACAGGTGGCAGAAAACTCATTTTGGTAAGGGTTTCTCTGGACCCATGATTCCTCCCGAAGCTAGAACAAAACCAAAAGGTGAAACTCAAGAACCCACTTCACCAAAAATATCTTGTATGGGACAGATCAAGCACAAGAAGAAACATCATAATATTGCAAAAACACTTCCTACACACGGTGATAACAGTGCCGCGTCGACTCCAAAAGACACGGAGGTGAAGAAATCGAAGTTTCAGAGGATGTTTTCACACAGATCAAAATCGAAATTTGCAGCGAAGAAACCCGATGAGTTTGTGAATGGAGCGCCGCCGATGGGTGAGATGAGGCGTTTCGCGAGTGGACGTGAGAGTTTTGCTAATTTCGATTGGAAGGGTATGATAGAAGCTGAGGAAATTAATCAAAGGGAATGTTATACTGATGCAGAGGAAGATGATGAGATCTTAATTCCATTTTCTGCGCCGATTTTGGGTGGTGGTAATGGTAATGTTACATCTAATTTGAACTTGAAGCCACGAAATGAAATTAATCTGTGGAAGAGAAGAACAATGGCACCACCTAGGCCTCTTCAGTTGAATCCAGTGCTTACGGCTAAAtga
- the LOC101508233 gene encoding thioredoxin-like protein CDSP32, chloroplastic — translation MFFLPISLLSFLLFSDPFPMATAINHCNFICKPPIPAPSIHPKFLPLHSLSSSLPNFHTKNHSSHMRVSSHENQRRFITKATAASDAKRKEKSDERVQRVHSIEEFDEALESAKDKLVVVEYASRDSSESIEIYPFLVELSRTCNDVEFVLVMGDESEKTKELCKREKVEKVPHFSFYKSKEKIHEEEGIGPDQLVGDVLYYGDNHSGVVQLHSREDVEKVIEDHKIDKKLIVLDVGLKHCGPCVKVYPTVIKLSRQMSDTVVFARMNGDENESCMEFLRDMEVIQVPTFLFIRDGQIRGRYVGSGKGELIGEILRYQGVRVTY, via the coding sequence ATGTTCTTCCTTCCCATATCTCTGTTAtcctttcttcttttctctgaTCCATTCCCCATGGCTACTGCAATCAACCACTGCAATTTCATATGCAAACCTCCAATCCCTGCTCCTTCAATCCACCCTAAGTTCCTTCCCCTTCATtccctttcttcttctttaccTAATTTTCACACGAAAAACCATTCGTCTCACATGAGAGTATCCTCTCATGAGAATCAGCGACGTTTCATCACGAAAGCCACAGCAGCTTCAGATgcaaagagaaaagaaaaatcagaCGAAAGAGTTCAGCGTGTCCACAGCATTGAAGAGTTCGACGAAGCACTAGAATCAGCAAAAGATAAACTGGTTGTGGTAGAATACGCGAGCAGAGACAGTTCAGAGAGCATAGAGATATATCCTTTCTTAGTTGAACTAAGTAGAACATGTAACGACGTTGAGTTCGTTCTGGTAATGGGAGACGAATCAGAGAAAACAAAAGAACTATGTAAAAGAGAGAAAGTAGAAAAAGTACCTCACTTCAGTTTCTACAAGAGTAAGGAGAAGATACACGAAGAGGAAGGGATTGGTCCAGATCAGTTAGTTGGAGATGTGTTATACTACGGTGATAACCATTCAGGTGTGGTGCAACTGCATAGCAGAGAGGATGTTGAGAAAGTGATTGAGGATCATAAGATTGATAAGAAACTAATAGTACTTGATGTTGGGCTTAAACATTGTGGGCCGTGTGTAAAGGTTTATCCAACGGTGATAAAGCTATCGAGACAAATGAGTGATACGGTTGTGTTTGCGAGGATGAATGGGGATGAGAATGAGAGCTGTATGGAGTTTTTGAGGGACATGGAAGTAATTCAGGTTCCAACTTTTCTTTTCATTAGAGATGGTCAGATTCGTGGAAGGTATGTTGGTTCAGGGAAAGGAGAGCTCATTGGGGAAATCCTCAGGTACCAAGGGGTTCGTGTCACTTATTAA